TAGACGAAGTTGTAATACCCCTCCTGGTTGTGCATCGGCGCAAGGAAGCCGTATACCCCGTCCTTCGTGAGCGCTTTCGCTGCGCTGTGCAGATCATCCCAGGTCCAGTTCTCATCCGGGTATTTCACACCCGCCTGGTCAAACAGCGTCTTGTTGTACCACAGCCCGATGGTGTCGAAATCCTTCGGTACCGCGTACTGCTTGCCGTTCAGATTGTAAATCTGGTTCAGCCCTTCGGGGTAATTGTCCAGCTTGACGTCAGTGCTCTTGCCGATGCGGTCCGTAAGATCAAGCAGCATGCCGTTATTCGCATAGCGGTAGATCTCATTGGAATGCATCCAGAAGACATCCGGCAGCGAGCCGCCGGTGGCTCCCGCTTCCAGCATCGTCCAATAATCGGACCAGCCGGTCACCTCGATATCGACCTTGATGTCCGGGTTCTTGCTCTCGAATTCATCGGCAATGGTCCGCAGACCCTTCTCCTGATTGGAATCCCAGATCGCGTAGGTCAGCTGGACCTTCTCTCCGCTTGCCGCCTGGGTGGCCGCTGCGGCATCCGTTGCCTCTGCGGGTGGTGAAGCCGATGTACTGCTGTTGCCGTTGCCGTTGCCACTGCCGCAAGCGGTCAAGGTGGCCGCTGCAAGCAGGATGGACAATACGGTTGCTAAGCTTTTTTTCTTCACTAGAATTACCCCCAACTTCCATTTAGGATGTGCTGCATCTGCTGCACCTCCAATAGTAGGTGAAGGGGGCAGGTATCGAAATGGCTGTTTTTTACGGAACATTTCCTTTTTTTGACCAATCCCCGGAAGCGGCAAAAAGTGCACCCGCAGCGGATGCACTTCTTTTACAGACTCTGTTCTTTTTTTGACAATTGCCATTCTAGTACAGCGGCAGATTTATACTGTTGGATGGGGCACTATCCTGCCTGAATGACTACAGGAGTGGGGCCCCCCTTCAGGTGCCCTTCCCAGATGAAGACGGGAGTTGTCCATTTAAGGCGTATTGCCCGGCGTACCGGACTGAGGCGCGCTTATTCTGGTTTAACGTCACCACTTGGGCAAGTAACGGACCTCATGGTGCTTATTCTTGGAATCTCTACTCCTAAACCTCTCGTAGAGAGACGATAAGGGCTACTGTGGACTTCTGTCAAGAAAGTAGACTGTTACGCAACGGATTTTTTAGTGAATTGCTTAGCAAAGCGGGCGGGGGAAAGATACCCCAGTGAGCTGTGCATTCGCTTGCGATTGTAATAGAACTCAATGTATTGGAAAATAGCATCATATGCCTGTTCCGGGTTTTTGAAGCGCGGATTACAGTAGATGAGCTCTTTCTTTAAAATACTGTGCCAAGACTCAATGCAGGCGTTATCGTAACAGTTTCCTTTACGGCTCATGCTGGATTTCATGTGGTATGTCTTTAGTTGGTCGACATATTCTTTTGAGGTATATTGAGACCCTCGGTCAGAGTGGTGCAGTAGGCCCTCGCCGGGTCGCTTCGCCGTGTACGCCGCCTGCAGCGCGTCTAAGACCAGGCTCGTCTCCATATGGTTATACAGCCGCCACCCTACAATTTCTCGCGTGCATAGATCCATGACGCTAGCTAGGTATAAGCGACCTCCACGACAAGGGATATACGTGATGTCGGTGACCCATACGGTATTGGGCTTAAGCACCTTAAACTCTTGGTTCAGTGTGTTTGGTGCAATGGGATTATTATGCTTGGAATCGGTCGTCTGCACTCGGTATGGCTTAGATACAATAGAGCGGAGCTTCATTTCTCGCATGTACACACTCACTGTGCGTTCCGTGACCGTATAGCCTTCCTGATGCAGCAGGCGGGTGATCTTCGGACTTCCATACCGTTTTTGATGGTCGTCAAAATGGTACCGGATTCGCTCCATAACAGCAGCCTTGCGGAGGGCTTGCACACTGGCTTTGGCGTTCAGCCACTTGTAATATCCGCTCCTGGATACCTGTAGGGTACTGCACATCTTCTCCAAGCGAAATGCGGAGCGATGGTCCTTCATAAACTGGAATCTTAATTCCTTGGTTTGCTGAAGATGTGCACTGCTTTTTTTACGATTGCCAATTCTTCCTCTGTATCGGCAAGTCGACTGTCTTTCTCTTGGAGCTGACGGCGCATCTCTTGGAGCTCGGCTTCGAGTTCCCGTACCCGATCCATACTGGCTACCGGTTCATTCTTTAGCTCCCGGTATTTCCCCATCCACTGGTGCAGCGTACTTTTCGGAATGTCCAGCTCTTGCGCGATGTCCCCTATGCTCTTCGTCTGCTCTTGAATGAACTTTACCGTTTGCTTCTTATATTCTTCGTTGTACCGTTGTCGTTTTTCTCCCATAGGGATGCACCTCCGTTGCCCTTATTATCCCTCCGTCCGTTAACTGTCGTCTACTTTCAATTCTAATCCCACTGAGTCCGTTAATCCGCAAAAGGTGGCGTTTTGCTGGGAATAGGGTCTCTCAGGTCCGTTAATCTGATACTGTTCTAGCCCCGGTATTCCTCCGGACTCATCCCGCTCAGCTTCTTGAACAGCTTGCTGAAGTACGCGGTGTTCGGATAACCCACACGCTCAGCAACCTCATAGACCTTGATGTTCCTGTCCCTGAGCAGGCTCTTGGCCTTCTCCATGCGCAGCCGGGTCAGGAAGCTGACGAAGTTCTCGCCGGTCTCCTGCTTGAATACCCTGCTGAGATAGGAGGCGTTCACGTTGATCCGGTCCGCCACGGATTGCAGGGAGATATCCTCCGCATACAGCTGCATGATGAGTTCGCTCGCTTGCTCTGCATAGCTCCGGGAGGATTCGCCTTCCGACATCTGCGCCCTGCACTGCTCCAGATAACTAGCGACGGTCTGGTGCAGCCCCTCCAGACTCTCTTCATGGAGAATGCTCTCGTACACCGTAAGCCCGGCTTCATTCGGCTCGGGAAGCGCCGGGAAGCAGGACAGAATCGCGCCAAGCATCCGTATGTAGGTCGAACGCGCCGCCTGCTTCGTGCAGCCCTCCAGCAGCATAGTATCCTTCAGGCTGTTCAGGAAGGCAAGCGCCCCTTCGCTTCCGCTCTCGGTATCCTGCCTGAACTTCCGCATGCAAGGCTTGTCGATGAACAGCCGCTCCCCCCTTCTCTGACGGCTCCTGGCCTTATCATAGAAGGACAGGCCGCTCCCGCTGGCGAAGAACAGCTCGTCAAGCGCCATGTCCGCCTCCTGATAGGCCTGCTTCAGGCCGCCAAAGCCGGGAGCCGGACCGCTGACGCCGATAGACAGCGTCAGCTTCAGGAAATCCTTCATAGCCGCCTGAATCTTGGCGGCCGCTCGTTCAATCTCCGCGCGGACAATCCGCCCCTCCGGCCCGAGGTCCAGCAGCAGCACATATTCCGCAGAGTTCATCACAATGATCTCCTTCGCCCGCTTGCGCGGAAGAATTTCTTCAAGAATATTGGTGACTGAATAACGCAGCAGCTTCTCATCCTGCTCCACATACTTGCGTCTATGCTGTTCAAAATGGTTAATCCGCAGCTTCAGGAGCACCATCGGCTCATCCGCCAGGCGGATGCGCAGAGATTCGCGGTTAACCCGCACATCCCCGGCGGCCTTGAAGCCGCTGATCAGCTCCTTAAAGAGCGTTTCCTTCAAATACCCGATGCTCTCCTTGTAGGAGCCGGGCGGCATTACGGAGGAGCTGCCTGCGGAGAGGCGGACCGCCCGCTTCTTAACCGTCTCCAGCACATGCACCAGCTCGTGCGGCTTCATATCGCTCTTGATCAGATAGTCCGCCGCCCCGAGCCTGAGCGCCTCCTGGGCATACTGGAATTCCTCCAGACAGCTAAGAATGACGAATTGCCCGCCGATGTCCAGCCGCCGGGCCTCCCGGATCAGCTCCAGACCGTCCATCACCGGCATTTTGATATCCGTAATAATCAGATCCGGCTGGTGCGTCCCTGCCAGTTCCAGTGCTTCGCGCCCGTTTGCGGCCTCCCCCAGAATCGTAAATCCTTCATTTTCCCATTGAATAATCGATTTCAGGCCGATACGCATTAGCAGCTCGTCATCCACGATAAGCACACCCAGCATACTCAATAAGCCCCCTTCCTGTCCCGAATGGGAATTGTGATCACGAATACCGCACCTTGCCCCGGAATGCTCTCGAACGATACCCCGTACGGCTCGCCGTATAACCGGCGTATCCGCTGATGCACATTGGTAACGCCGATGCCGCCGCTGTCCTCTGCACCGCCCAGTCTGCTGCGCAGCTTCGCTGCCGCCTCAGCGCTCATGCCCGCACCGTTGTCTCTGACCGTAACGGTGAGTTCCGCATTCCCGGCCCGCCGGACCTCGATAGACAGCAGCCCGTCCTCCTGGTCGGCAATTCCGTGGAAGATCGCATTCTCGACCAGCGGCTGGATGCTCAGCTTCGGAATCTCCTGCTCCGCAAGCGTCTCCTCCACTTCCGAATGGAACTCGATCCGGTTGAAATACCGCACCTTCTGAATGACTATATAATGGCCGATGTGCTCCAGCTCCTCACGGATCGGCACCAGCCGGTTGTCCGTCTTGGCGGTATAACGGAGCATGGAGATCAGCGCCCCGGTCATCTCAACAATCTTCTCCGACTGCTGCATGGTGGCGATCCATTTGACTGAATTCAGCGTATTATACAGGAAATGCGGACTGATCTGGGCCTGCAACGCGCGAATTTCAGCCTCGACCTTCTGCTCCTGCTCCACGTAGATCCGCTCCACCAGCTGCTTGAGTTCAGCGGACATCTGCTCGAACCGGCTGGCCATGACACCGATCTCATCATTCGAGCGGACCGCCGGGAGATTATCGAATTTCCCTTGCTCCACCAGCGTCATATTGCGGATCAGCTGCTTGATCGGCCGGGTGATCAGATTCGACATGTACACCGAGCTGGCCAGGGCGAACAGGATAAGCACGACAGCAATCGTCCACAGATTCCGCTTCAGGATGTCGCCTTCCACCGCGAGCTCTTCCACGGGCATATACATATAAGTCTTCCAGTTATGTTCCTCAAATGGCGACTGGATCAGAATATAGTCCTTGCCGGATACACGGACAATCTGCCTGCCTGAACCTGCGGCAAGTTCTTCCTCGCGGACCGGGAAAAGTGTCCTGAACGGCTTGCCGATCAGGTTATAATTGTTGTTGAATATAATCATGCCGCTGTCATCGGTAACGGTGAAGGCCGAACGGTTGCCTGCCTCCATCCGCTTGTTCAGCCGGTTGATGAAATCTATGTCTACACTTACCGCCATGACGCCGATCAGCTTGCCGTTCTCCATATCGAAGATTTTGCGCAGATTATAGATCGTCCAATTGCTGTCCGCCTTGGTCTGCAGGTCCAGCCGGGTCGGCAAATCGCGCGTAATATCGTCAGAACGCAGGAATTCGGTGAACCAGTCCTCCTTGCGGGGGTTGTACGTATAGTCGACAGGCTTGTTCGGGGCCACATAGAGGTCGCTGCCGTTCACCAGATTGTAGACATAGATAGAGATGGCGCGGTCCTTCATAGTGATGTAATTCATCAGCAATTGCGTGGCCTGCAGTTCGTTCGTCACGGAGCTGTCGTGCAGATAGTTCTGCACCGGGTAGTTCTCCTGCGAGACCGCTGAGATGTAGCTGTTAATCCCGTAGCTTGCGATGAGCGAAATCTGCTTCGTGTCCCCCAGGAATTCCTCGATGCGGATATTCGACTGTCTCGTCACATCGGCCAGCAGATCCGTATATTTACGTTCAAGCATCTGCTGGGAGGAGATATAGGAGTTAGCGGACAGAATCACAACCGGAATCAGAATGGCCAGCAGGAAAAAGAACAGCATCTTGTTCTTCACGCTCACAAAATGGCGGCTGGGCTTCAAGGTGAAGGGCGCTTTCAAGTCATAACCTCCGGCGGCAGAGTTGGTGGAATACCTTTGTAGAATACCTTTGTAGAATACCTTTAATGATAGACTCCCGGCTGCTTTCCCGCCACCCTGCTCTGCATGTCTTTTTTTTACTCTTTTTGTTCCCTTTTTTACATGTAGGGGGATTACGGGGAAAGGGCTGGCAGGATTCTACGGCTCCCGCCTCAGCTTCTCTGTCTGCCCGCTCCAGGCAGTAACCCAGAGACGTAAAGAAAGGAACAAAAACAGTAAAAAAGCTTGATTTTATAGTAAGGGTCATTCACTTAACATTCTCGGTGAAGCGAACAGCCATGACAGGGAGGTTGCGGTGCCTATGCGGAGATAGTGGAGATAAGTGTTAGTGAATAGAGAATTGTTTCAAGTGCGCAGACCGTTCTATTAGGACAGGTATCCCCAAAAAACAAAAGAGGTGAGTATCTATTGAGGCTATATCTTAAGCGTTCACTGATATCTATACTGGCAATTCTGACTCTCCTGCCCTCCAGTTTGGCAAGCGCTTCCACAGCTCCGTCCGCAGACCCGGTTCCTGTGGAAGATTCTGTATGGGTGACTGATTCGGAGTTACTGACCAATCCGGTTACGGCACCTGATTCCGATGAAGTGCCTGCTTCCCCGGCGGAGCCGGAGGCTGCTGCGGTGGCGGATGCTGCTGCAATGCCGGAGGCTGCTCCTGTTCAGGAGACTGTGCCGGATCAGCTCCAGCTGAAGACCGCTGCTGAGGCGGCCCCGCTGTTCCAGTGGAGCTTCCGCTCCGGGCAGGTGCTTGACCGCACCTCGGTGGTAAACAGCGTCTACCCCGATGCGGCCGCTGAACGCGCCGAGCTTAAGGGAGTAGCTGCCATTGTCTATGACGACCAGCGCGGAGATGTCCTCTCTTTACCCGGCGGCGGGAACGGTACCGCCTGGCTGAAGCTGCCGGATCAGCTCTACAGCAGGATCAAGGATGAACTGTCCATCTCCTTTTGGGCCAACATCGACTCTTCGGCTAACGCCTATAACCGTCTGCTGTCCTCCACAATTGCCGGGAAGGGGCTGAGCAATGCCGGGGTAAGCGGCTGGCAGGACTCCGAGTTCATTATCATCGCCGGGGACGGCACGTTCAGCAACCGGATCTATACCGGCACGAATCCAAGTCAGATTGCCAGCTACAAAGGCGATATCGTCTGGAACCGTAACCCGGCCAAGGGCAAGTGGCAGCAGGTGACCGTCACTATGACCAGCAGCGGGGCCTACGAGGTATACCTGGACGGTGTTCCTGTTGGCATCAAAGGTCTGGATCAGAGCAAAAGCTCATCAGGAGCGACCATGCCCTCCGTTCTGGAGCATTTCTTCTCGCGTGATTATCTGAACGCCCTGAAATTCAATGATTTCGGCAGATCGCTCTATACCTCGGATGGAGATATCAAGGGGAAATTCGACGATCTGCGGATCTACAATATCCAGTTAAATGCCGCTCAGGTAAGCGCACTCTATGCGGCGACGAAGCATGAAGAGAACACTTCAGCCAAGCCGGCCAAAATCTCGGTTGATCTGGCAGACCGCTCGCTCGGACCTGTATTCCATGGCTCTTCCGGCGCACTGTATGCGATCAGCGAGCCGAATGTGCCGGATATCAATACACTCATTCCGATCAAGCCCTCGCATATCTCCCAGAAGCCGCCGAACGGCATCCAGCACCCGACTGGTGACGCGCTACGGGTGTCGGACTATTTCTTCGAGGCCGGCGGGGAAGCTGTCAATATTGTCATGCAGGATTATTATCAGCATTGGTACTATCCGTCCAGAACGGCTGACGAATATATTCAGGAAGCCGTCATTCCGATTACA
The sequence above is a segment of the Paenibacillus sp. FSL R7-0204 genome. Coding sequences within it:
- a CDS encoding ABC transporter substrate-binding protein: MKKKSLATVLSILLAAATLTACGSGNGNGNSSTSASPPAEATDAAAATQAASGEKVQLTYAIWDSNQEKGLRTIADEFESKNPDIKVDIEVTGWSDYWTMLEAGATGGSLPDVFWMHSNEIYRYANNGMLLDLTDRIGKSTDVKLDNYPEGLNQIYNLNGKQYAVPKDFDTIGLWYNKTLFDQAGVKYPDENWTWDDLHSAAKALTKDGVYGFLAPMHNQEGYYNFVYQNGGTIITADKKSGYDDPKTIEALDFYISFVRDGLSPEVYGDAERADLLKNGKAAMGLFGSWNLSGFTENEFMAKNFDVAVLPKKEKQASIYNGLGNAIDAKTKHPEEAWKFVEYLSSKSGQERQAELGVAISAYKGAADKWVDSNKTFNIKAFVDMVDYGVIRPYSNTTAVWEDKAYEALKPAFSGKVTVEEAARNAAKVMNESLAEEK
- a CDS encoding IS3 family transposase; amino-acid sequence: MKDHRSAFRLEKMCSTLQVSRSGYYKWLNAKASVQALRKAAVMERIRYHFDDHQKRYGSPKITRLLHQEGYTVTERTVSVYMREMKLRSIVSKPYRVQTTDSKHNNPIAPNTLNQEFKVLKPNTVWVTDITYIPCRGGRLYLASVMDLCTREIVGWRLYNHMETSLVLDALQAAYTAKRPGEGLLHHSDRGSQYTSKEYVDQLKTYHMKSSMSRKGNCYDNACIESWHSILKKELIYCNPRFKNPEQAYDAIFQYIEFYYNRKRMHSSLGYLSPARFAKQFTKKSVA
- a CDS encoding transposase; translation: MGEKRQRYNEEYKKQTVKFIQEQTKSIGDIAQELDIPKSTLHQWMGKYRELKNEPVASMDRVRELEAELQEMRRQLQEKDSRLADTEEELAIVKKAVHIFSKPRN
- a CDS encoding response regulator encodes the protein MLGVLIVDDELLMRIGLKSIIQWENEGFTILGEAANGREALELAGTHQPDLIITDIKMPVMDGLELIREARRLDIGGQFVILSCLEEFQYAQEALRLGAADYLIKSDMKPHELVHVLETVKKRAVRLSAGSSSVMPPGSYKESIGYLKETLFKELISGFKAAGDVRVNRESLRIRLADEPMVLLKLRINHFEQHRRKYVEQDEKLLRYSVTNILEEILPRKRAKEIIVMNSAEYVLLLDLGPEGRIVRAEIERAAAKIQAAMKDFLKLTLSIGVSGPAPGFGGLKQAYQEADMALDELFFASGSGLSFYDKARSRQRRGERLFIDKPCMRKFRQDTESGSEGALAFLNSLKDTMLLEGCTKQAARSTYIRMLGAILSCFPALPEPNEAGLTVYESILHEESLEGLHQTVASYLEQCRAQMSEGESSRSYAEQASELIMQLYAEDISLQSVADRINVNASYLSRVFKQETGENFVSFLTRLRMEKAKSLLRDRNIKVYEVAERVGYPNTAYFSKLFKKLSGMSPEEYRG
- a CDS encoding sensor histidine kinase — its product is MKAPFTLKPSRHFVSVKNKMLFFFLLAILIPVVILSANSYISSQQMLERKYTDLLADVTRQSNIRIEEFLGDTKQISLIASYGINSYISAVSQENYPVQNYLHDSSVTNELQATQLLMNYITMKDRAISIYVYNLVNGSDLYVAPNKPVDYTYNPRKEDWFTEFLRSDDITRDLPTRLDLQTKADSNWTIYNLRKIFDMENGKLIGVMAVSVDIDFINRLNKRMEAGNRSAFTVTDDSGMIIFNNNYNLIGKPFRTLFPVREEELAAGSGRQIVRVSGKDYILIQSPFEEHNWKTYMYMPVEELAVEGDILKRNLWTIAVVLILFALASSVYMSNLITRPIKQLIRNMTLVEQGKFDNLPAVRSNDEIGVMASRFEQMSAELKQLVERIYVEQEQKVEAEIRALQAQISPHFLYNTLNSVKWIATMQQSEKIVEMTGALISMLRYTAKTDNRLVPIREELEHIGHYIVIQKVRYFNRIEFHSEVEETLAEQEIPKLSIQPLVENAIFHGIADQEDGLLSIEVRRAGNAELTVTVRDNGAGMSAEAAAKLRSRLGGAEDSGGIGVTNVHQRIRRLYGEPYGVSFESIPGQGAVFVITIPIRDRKGAY